From the genome of Phlebotomus papatasi isolate M1 chromosome 2, Ppap_2.1, whole genome shotgun sequence:
atattttttattttctaaattccttattctaagaaacttacgacattgaggaaggtctatggaggctatctatagaaaaaaatatgaaccgttatcttttttaccttggaagatattgaattttgaattttttgatttgtgactttttgccccagtctcccctatttattaAGCACTTAACaagtacttaatttaatgcGATGCCTTAATTCTAAGTAAACGGTTAAGATATAGTAAGGTGTTACTAAATTCACCTCAATACTGTGCATTGGTAACCAGTTAGTTGTTCTACAATTTAATATTAAGACAATGCATTGCTAAGTTActtattaagtgcttaataagtactttCTGTATCCAAAAAATGGCAGTTGTGattgagaaataatttttaggaattCTTTCTAGGAATTAAGACCTTCCTTCAGTTgatctttaaatttttgaagctcGTAATATTGAGAAAGGCATATTGAgtattatttacaaaataaaatgcaatGTGTAATGAATCATAGCGAaagtgattgaaaattaatttcaagtgCTATAATTAAAAGGAGGTGTAAACGAAACTTTGTGTCTCATCTGCACACGTCAGACTATGTTTATTTACTAAAAGATATAAGCATGTTTGTACAAGATTGCATACGGAGTTTTCCAGCGTGAAAACAAATGATGTATAGCCCTcaatgaatgttttttttatcagattatattattaatattttttaaataaaccctCGTAAACGAAATTGTTGCCGGTTGCTTAGGATTACCAAGTATCCACTTACACGAATCAAGGATCAGGAACTTAATGATTCTTTTTCTAGATCACATCGGGATTGactctaggggaatgtaggcatagttcgcacagagtaaaccttcaaacgatgctaATTTTCACTTTCTTTGCAAAGAGGTGACGTACCATTCCTCATATCGTTTCATAAgcctaataatgatctatcttatggctaaaaaatgacgaactagctctttgcaaacacagggaaaatttgcgttgtttgaaggttcactctgtgcgaaccatgccaacattctcctatttaatttttcatccaGAATCCCCTTTTTTATGACCTCCTAGCAAGAGAAAATCACTTCCGTCCGTCGTTGCGTTTTTCAAATTATGATCGTTGTAATTTTAATATACAGACTACCAAATATATTTTGAACTAGCTTTCTTAttgcttcaaaaattattatttaatttatctttATAAACGTTATaaaccttttcttttttttataaacgttttacaCGGCTATTAAAAgatttagaggccaaacggtaagcgATGGCGACTTTAGGTCCTCAGAGGCCCCTAATTCGTGGTCGACTCAAGGATCATTAACATGACCgtgtggaaaccggtgagcgtcgggtaagaagaagcaaagaaaattctcaaattcttcccaaagctttcggctcggactccaagccttcctcagtggtcaaatttttagtcttttcttgctttgtcaaatggtattttttgttttctgtttttgttttttgtattgaccactgaggaaggcttggagtccgagccgaaagctttaggaagaatttgagaattttctttgcttcttcttacccgacgctcaccggtttccacacctattgaattaatcgtcggaaattaccaaaaattaaCATGACccttatatttctttttaacttttacgAGCTGTCTAGGTTTCAATCCGGTCCCAATACGAAAAAATCcttgaattcaattcaattcaatttattacattgagaaaaaacgggggtgcgattaactttttttactcgtaactttaacaccttttatgtataaaaatatatcaacatttttttaatgttaaacttacacctttttaaaggtaaaattcacataaaaaagggtgactttaaccccTTAATACAACGTCCCTGGCAAGTTGCCGAAAAATTGAAGCCACTTTCTGATATTTCTTCatatttatatgggattttttttgcactcgcaaccgttacgctaaatatctaaaaagtgagaagtttttccgtattataagataccttaccgtatggagggataaatatactaaatttttgtttaaatacattttttcctcggagcactgtgagctgagtccgagatcattttttggaaattatggcttcaaatagctcagTATAAAAAcattaacttgccacatgctcgcataatacacctaataagcatagtatttacaccgattttggatcaataataccaggggaaaattaacatttccggaatgttattttaactttttcgcatttctctcagtgtagtaattcataggacaatctgtcctctgtacaaaggaaatacaaaaaaatgtaacttcaaGAACAGCTCATGGAACACGAGGAATGCATGGCAGCTACAAATCTAAGGATAAGCTCCCTCTTCCGCTCGCGAGGCAAACCATTCCAGAGGAAGATCATTTACAAAAACGGTTATTCAagatcaaatgttaaaaagaccCTAGATGAGAGTGTATTTCTCATCCAATAGAGTTAAGCTTGGGTTTTTGGAACGGTCTTTGATTCGTTAACTGGTTTTGAACTAATGAAATTTAGGTTTTTTCGTAATTACACtgtattagggcagaatcacattgacagtgatatgttcaccgtcaccgtcaaagctgTATCTTGTTAATTTGtgcattttcattacaattcttacacaaattctcaattactgtATTACCTCATATCATGTACTCTGAATCAATATTAACcaacattaagttggttgcatgttttgatcatttcaaattagttatttaaatgaggcaacaaacttttgatttttcaaaaatgaccaacttttggaaaacaattatttttgatatgaaatgaaattaattattttttttgaaaaatataaataatatctacggattacagggaactcatctgcaaaaagctaaatttgtaaaagtaattttttatataattttttcacttgatttctcaaacacgcattaggcaacaaactattgacatcCACTGTAATATAAGaacatttaagaaataaaacgaaagtgCTATAAACGGTGAGTGCCTAGGGCATTCCCCTATTTAGAGCCTcactgaataataaataatctgCAAAATCGATAATTTTACTAGATTTTTGattgttattttattgtttaatttcttcttcttctagtaccgtagatgcggttGATTGTGCTACCCTgacattcatttaaaaaaagctaaaattctagGACTTAAGGATGGCCTTCATTGATCGGAAGCGTTAAATgggatcggtgaagaccatccttaaacGCTAGAATTTACGAAAAGCTTCCGAACAGCGGGGTAGTAAAATCATTCGCATCTACGGTTATTTAATTCTAGAACATGAAATGTGTTTCCCTACAATTTTCAAAGAACAAGTTTAGAACGCGAAATaatattattactatttttattatgtaaaatgatattttttaaagCGATCATCAAACACTAAAGGtccatatctcttaccgtttggccactATGCTCGCAAGATATCGATAGAAAACGGACAAATACCATAACGTAATttcattcgaaattttaaaattccaaaatttgctaaaatttcaTGTGTTTAGTAAATTTTTGACCCAGTCCGAATTGTATCACAATAGAAGTATACTTGTAATAAATcccaaatttcttttattattatttaattcagGTGGCAAATGATGCGACCAGAAGGAAGAGCTTTGTGAAGAGTTCAGTAGAATTTCTGGAAAAATTCCACTTCGACGGATTGGATATGGATTGGGAGTATCCTGCTCAGCGTGGAGGAAATACCCAGACGGACAAGAAAGCTTTCAGTTTGTTGATCAAGGAACTTTCTGAAGCTCTCCATGCCAAGGGATTCACTCTATCCGCTGCAGTTgcttctgcagaattttctgcccAAATCTCATACGACATTGCGGAAATAGGAAAGTAAGCGCAAAGTTTGTCAAGTGGATTGTTATCAAGTACagtaattgaataatttttctgactactttgaattttactgaaatatGGAGTTTCTGAAGTAGTGCACTTGAGCTTTTGATACTTGAACGACTTCAAtgagttgaattaattttcgATTTCGTTTCAGATATCTGGATCATATTGGAATAATGACTTATGATCTGCATGGTTCTTGGGATCATAAGATTGGGCACAATTCTCCTCTGTATGCCGGACCATGGGATCAAACGGTCATAGAGAAGCAGCTCAATGTTGACGCTGCAATTAGTTACTGGATTCGAAATGGAGCTCCTCCGGAGAAGATTCTTCTGGGAGTTCCAAGCTATGCCCGTGGCTTTCGGATGGTTAATGGTCAGAGCACACCAGGATCTCCCCATGCAGGACCTAGTGATCCCGGACCTTACACCGCAACTCCCGGAATGATGGGCTTCAATGAACTCTGCGAGAAGCGGAAGAGTGAAAAATGGGAAGATCACTGGGATGATAAGCAATTTGTCCCCTACGCCACTAAAGGAAGTCAATGGCTAGGCTATGACGATGAGAAGAGTCTCAGACTGAAGGTGAATTACGTTCACAGTCACAATCTCGGCGGGGTTATGATGTGGTCCATTGAAACGGACGATTTCAAGGGATTCTGCGGAAGAGGAACCTTCCCACTCCTCAAAGAGATCAACTCATCTCTTCTGGGAACCAATGTGAGTATTTCCCTCGAAGAAAATGACTTCAAAATGCTTTACTTTGCAGAGAAGCAGAAGAATAACTCCCTAAAGAAGTTCATCAATGATTTCTTCTTCAAAACTTTCCAACCAAAGTATCAGAAATTCGTTGAGTTCAATTTGCTAAAGCAGAAATATTTCTACGAGAGTTTTAACGAACTGTACGGAGAGTACGCTCGAATGATCTCAGATACTTACAGAAGTGAAgataattttctctaatttttataACTAAAAGAatcgattttaataaaatagtaaaCATTTATCAATGGGTTCGCTGAACTTGTTTGAAAGAGAAAGATTATGATTTCCGGATATTATTTTTGTGTTATCAAGAACCGCAGTGAGTTAAGTAGTTTTACAAATTCTCGCATAATGATACCGCTTTTGCCGCTTCTAAATGCATGCTTTACtacaaatttgataaaataatcACAGAATTATTGTCGCCTGAAACATAAATTGCacgcaattaaatttaaagtataAATAATATCGCATGAAACTTGCAAAAATGCGCAATTTAAATTCCTTCgcttaattttaattaacattAGGGGAATGGCACATAATTTTGGACTGGGTGCAtataattattcatcaaattttagaataaaaatccataattttagtcaatttattttagtgtccaattttacccagaaaatgtccgaatttagaaactgtccaaaatcaTGAGCTCTTTCCCTATTgcatgatatttaaaaaaaaatgtgtttaatgTACAATATATTTTAGTTTGATAAACAATGAACTAAAAATGATTTAGAAATGCAAAAGGGCAATACAATTAGTCGTATGCAACTAACATTATACCCAAGTGGCATCATTTGACAGAGGTACCCAACTAGACTATTAAATCATAACTTAAACAGCTTGAACGTCTTCAATGCTAATTCAGTAATATGACCAGAGGCATGACATTTTctgtgtttcccatatgtttctggtgagccaaaaaaacttttgagtttattagctgttttctgtcattgtagaatgaattagcaaaaaatactaatgcaatataaaagccaatttaataacgaagaggcaaccgaaaaccctaaattggcaacctaagtagttttggagatatctcgtgaaatgtgtacgaaaacagggaaaaaattacactaaaactggtcgcatttttcagagctaatgtcacccccctgaatATGACTTAGATTTTACGAGTTTAACAGCCATAAGTGAAGTTGTAAGTTTAGTATCGAAATGCCGATGACGCGGTGACTAGCAAACAACGTTCTTAACGATCATCTAACTAAATGGACGATAAAagttaattgtcagaatttaacgATCTCGACTGATATAGAAAAGCCTCATTACAACTTTTCAAAACATTTCAACTTCATACGATTaaattaccgtcgttgcgggtgaatTTGcattgcactctgctgtccataagattttattaattatagcACTTATCGATTGTCTTTGccaatccggtctaccatgccaaagtatatagggatatgtcatgtaccaacactgagaaaaaaagagggtgcgattaactttttttactcataactttaacattttttgggtgtaaaaatatttcaacattttttaatgttaattgtacaccttttaagggtaaaatcaacattaaagaagGTTAAGtttaacccacaatacacctaaaacgggtttatatttacaccgttttcggatcaatacttcagggtaaaattaacatttccggaatgttattttgactttttcggatttttctcagtgaagaaacgTACAAGAACcctcaaaaggatacttgtagtttcagtaatattcaataaaatgcaaatataggGATTTTGTCTAAAAACGGCTCTGTGAAAAAGATGTCCGAAGGTCTAATACCAAAAGCGGTTTCAGAATTGTAAATTgcctaaaattattctaaatttatctggcttcAATAATCCATTacgattcaataattttttttttatcaaaatgccCTTTTTACTATTTCCTTTCTAGGACCGCACGATTTATGTCACAAAACGGCATACAATGgtatttctaaagctttattaaaaaagtatatgaaaaaaaaattatccaatgtGAGTACTTAAGATCAAATacccgagatctacaagatggcgtGGTCGCCATTTTGATTAACTGTGAAAACCTAAAACTCtaccgattgagctgaaattttagtatgttttagtTGATGGCAAGACCTTTACAGATCATATATATAATCTGAAGTAGATCAAGGGATTATCTGGATACAGAGTCTACAAGATAAATATTTTGACAATCTCCTGAATACAGCACTACGGGGAGCTacttaatatttgaatttttcgtttataatttttaattatataagagtaaaaaaatatataaaatgaaagcctcaaccatttgtaatatttattgaaaCATTTTGTTTAGGTctcaaatattcaatatttaaaaaaaaccaccaaaatatgaatatttcaaaattttaacttttgagCCTCTATGCCTAGGTAAATGCTTGACGTAGACTAGAACTTAGATACGT
Proteins encoded in this window:
- the LOC129800676 gene encoding chitinase-3-like protein 1 isoform X2 → MKISLCAAIFAIFGLATAEKLIFCYHGTWSYYRQGNGKFGVAQIDPNLCTHLVYSFFGIAPEGAVRILDPWLDLDDNYGLGNIRKFNELKNINPKLKTIAAVGGWNEGSVTFSKVANDATRRKSFVKSSVEFLEKFHFDGLDMDWEYPAQRGGNTQTDKKAFSLLIKELSEALHAKGFTLSAAVASAEFSAQISYDIAEIGKYLDHIGIMTYDLHGSWDHKIGHNSPLYAGPWDQTVIEKQLNVDAAISYWIRNGAPPEKILLGVPSYARGFRMVNGQSTPGSPHAGPSDPGPYTATPGMMGFNELCEKRKSEKWEDHWDDKQFVPYATKGSQWLGYDDEKSLRLKVNYVHSHNLGGVMMWSIETDDFKGFCGRGTFPLLKEINSSLLGTNITTETTTPSANPPSVTTPGAPATTTGSSECLENGYSRDPLHCDIFYFCLDGDKYQFRCQEGLVFDLDLLYCNWPFLVQC
- the LOC129800676 gene encoding chitinase-3-like protein 1 isoform X1; translated protein: MKISLCAAIFAIFGLATAEKLIFCYHGTWSYYRQGNGKFGVAQIDPNLCTHLVYSFFGIAPEGAVRILDPWLDLDDNYGLGNIRKFNELKNINPKLKTIAAVGGWNEGSVTFSKVANDATRRKSFVKSSVEFLEKFHFDGLDMDWEYPAQRGGNTQTDKKAFSLLIKELSEALHAKGFTLSAAVASAEFSAQISYDIAEIGKYLDHIGIMTYDLHGSWDHKIGHNSPLYAGPWDQTVIEKQLNVDAAISYWIRNGAPPEKILLGVPSYARGFRMVNGQSTPGSPHAGPSDPGPYTATPGMMGFNELCEKRKSEKWEDHWDDKQFVPYATKGSQWLGYDDEKSLRLKVNYVHSHNLGGVMMWSIETDDFKGFCGRGTFPLLKEINSSLLGTNVSISLEENDFKMLYFAEKQKNNSLKKFINDFFFKTFQPKYQKFVEFNLLKQKYFYESFNELYGEYARMISDTYRSEDNFL